From Sus scrofa isolate TJ Tabasco breed Duroc chromosome 18, Sscrofa11.1, whole genome shotgun sequence, a single genomic window includes:
- the TES gene encoding testin, translating into MDLEAKVKKMGLGHEQGFGAPCLKCKEKCEGFELHFWRKICRNCKCGQEEHDVLLSNEEDRKVGKLFEDTKYTTLIAKLKSDGIPMYKRNVMILTNPVAAKKNISINTVTYEWAPPVQNQALARQYMQMLPKEKQPVAGSEGAQYRKKQLAKQLPAHDQDPSKCHELSPKEVKEMEQFVKKYKSEALGVGDVKLPREMNAQGPNRMCIPGGDRSTTSAVGAMEDKSAEHKTTQYSCYCCKLSMKEGDPAIYAERAGYDKLWHPACFVCSTCHELLVDMIYFWKNDKLYCGRHYCDSEKPRCAGCDELIFSNEYTQAENQNWHLKHFCCFDCDNILAGEIYVMVNDKPVCKPCYVKNHAVVCQGCHNAIDPEVQRVTYNNFSWHASTECFLCSCCSKCLIGQKFMPVEGMVFCSVECKKMMS; encoded by the exons ATGGGCTTAGGTCACGAGCAAGGATTTGGAGCGCCCtgtttaaaatgcaaagaaaaatgtgAGGGGTTTGAACTGCACTTCTGGAG aaaaatatgtcgtaactgcaagtgtggccaagaAGAGCATGATGTCCTCTTGAGCAACGAAGAGGACCGAAAAGTGGGGAAACTTTTTGAGGACACCAAGTATACCACCCTGATTGCAAAGCTAAAATCAGACGGAATTCCCATGTATAAACGCAATGTTATGATACTGACGAATCCAGTTGCTGCCAAGAAGAATATCTCCATCAATACAGTTACCTATGAATGGGCTCCTCCTGTCCAGAATCAGGCATTG GCCAGGCAGTACATGCAGATGCTGCCCAAGGAGAAGCAGCCAGTAGCAGGCTCAGAGGGGGCACAGTACCGGAAGAAGCAGTTGGCCAAGCAACTCCCTGCACATGACCAGGACCCTTCAAAGTGCCATGAGTTGTCTCCCAAAGAGGTGAAGGAGATGGAGCAGTTTGTGAAGAAATATAAGAGCGAGGCTCTAGGAGTAGGAGATGTGAAACTTCCCCGTGAGATGAATGCTCAAGGCCCCAACAGAATGTGCATTCCTGGTGGGGACAGAAGCACCACATCAGCAGTGGGGGCCATGGAAGACAAATCGGCCGAACATAAAACAACTCAGTAT TCCTGCTATTGCTGCAAACTAAGTATGAAAGAAGGAGACCCAGCCATCTATGCTGAAAGGGCTGGCTATGATAAACTGTGGCACCCAGCTTGTTTTGTCTGCAGTACCTGCCACGAACTCCTGGTCGACAtgatttatttctggaaaaatgaCAAGCTGTACTGTGGCAGACATTACTGTGACAGTGAGAAACCCCGGTGTGCTGGCTGTGATGAG CTGATATTCAGCAATGAGTATACCCAAGCAGAAAACCAAAACTGGCATCTGAAACACTTCTGCTGCTTTGACTGTGACAACATCCTAGCTGGGGAAATATATGTGATGGTCAATGACAAGCCCGTGTGCAAGCCCTGCTATGTGAAGAACCATGCTGTG GTATGTCAAGGATGCCACAATGCCATTGATCCAGAAGTACAGCGGGTGACCTATAACAACTTCAGTTGGCACGCGTCCACAGAATGCTTTCTGTGCTCTTGCTGCAGCAAGTGTCTCATTGGGCAGAAGTTCATGCCAGTAGAAGGGATGGTGTTCTGTTCAGTGGAGTGTAAGAAGATGATGTCTTAA